One Rhodobacteraceae bacterium M385 genomic region harbors:
- a CDS encoding CatB-related O-acetyltransferase, with product MSGPDPSTLAPMAPGYAGTVFLKPLAEGRANVTVGDYTYYDDQNETRDFFTRNVLHHYDFIGDHLHIGPFCAIAHDVRIFMNGGTHAMDGFSTFPFNIFGHGWEDGFDPATWTAGQKGDTHIGADVWIGNSATIMPGVTIGAGAIIAAKAVVTKDVAPYTIVAGNPAQPVKQRFDTAIIARLLAVAWWDWPADKITRNLNAIRGADLPALEAAT from the coding sequence ATGAGCGGCCCCGACCCATCCACCCTCGCCCCTATGGCTCCCGGCTACGCGGGCACCGTCTTCCTCAAGCCGCTGGCCGAGGGGCGCGCGAATGTCACCGTGGGCGATTACACGTATTATGACGACCAGAATGAGACCCGCGATTTTTTCACGCGCAACGTGCTGCACCACTACGATTTCATCGGTGACCACCTTCACATCGGCCCTTTCTGCGCCATCGCCCACGATGTGCGCATCTTCATGAACGGCGGCACCCACGCGATGGACGGGTTCTCTACCTTCCCGTTCAACATCTTCGGGCACGGCTGGGAAGACGGCTTCGATCCTGCAACTTGGACTGCCGGCCAGAAGGGTGACACCCATATCGGCGCGGACGTCTGGATCGGCAACTCGGCCACGATAATGCCTGGCGTGACAATAGGCGCGGGCGCGATCATCGCAGCCAAGGCCGTGGTCACCAAAGACGTCGCCCCCTACACCATCGTTGCAGGCAACCCCGCGCAGCCCGTCAAACAACGCTTCGACACGGCAATCATCGCGCGCCTGCTTGCCGTTGCTTGGTGGGACTGGCCAGCTGACAAAATCACCCGTAACCTGAACGCGATCCGCGGCGCCGACCTGCCCGCGCTGGAGGCCGCGACATGA
- the yidC gene encoding membrane protein insertase YidC, with amino-acid sequence MDDQNRNLILATGLSFVVILVWFLLFPPPEVVEDPNAIPVVETETGIAPTPPVTATGDPAGAENTAPTEVALTEAARIDIETPSVEGTISLLGGRIDDLSLRNYTTEVDGDEIVRLLSPVGSEDPYYALYGWTPSGDLGYEDVPTSDTPWELESGTTLTPDTPITLVWDNGGGLVFRRTIAIDDRFMFEVTQSVENTGEGDVNLAPYGIVARHGLPSDLQNFFILHEGVVRKVDGELSEVAYDDLPDLDVVAREGVPAEVIEVEANGWIGFTDKYWMTTLIPGEDQPFVSVIKYVPGSDIYQTEARLPYMSIAPGETAEVTTQLFAGAKEAETIRDYENAAPGLIARLFGAEQDPNRGEVDRFIDSIDWGWFYFLTKPLFWLLHWLNSTIGNMGLAIIALTLIVKAVLFPLAYRSYVSMAKMKELQPEIEKLKEAAGDNREKLQKGMMELYKKNKVNPAGGCLPIILQIPIFFSLYKVIFVTLELRHAPFFGWLNDLSAPDSSSIINLFGLLPNASPEPESIMALIFIGILPLLLGISMWLQQKLNPAPTDAMQAQIFAWLPWVFMFMLGSFASGLLVYWIANNTLTFTQQYLIMRSQGFKPDVFGNIRKSFSRKPKEEK; translated from the coding sequence ATGGATGATCAGAACAGAAACCTGATCCTGGCCACCGGCCTTAGCTTTGTTGTGATCCTCGTTTGGTTCCTTCTCTTCCCGCCTCCAGAGGTCGTGGAAGACCCCAACGCGATCCCCGTGGTCGAGACCGAAACCGGCATCGCGCCCACCCCACCTGTCACCGCGACGGGAGATCCTGCGGGGGCCGAAAATACCGCGCCCACCGAAGTGGCTCTAACCGAAGCCGCGCGGATCGACATCGAAACGCCTTCCGTCGAAGGCACCATTTCGCTTCTGGGCGGCCGCATTGATGACCTGTCCTTGCGCAACTACACCACGGAAGTAGACGGCGATGAAATCGTACGCCTTCTGTCACCCGTAGGCTCCGAAGATCCCTACTACGCGCTCTATGGTTGGACCCCTTCCGGCGACCTCGGCTATGAAGACGTCCCCACCTCCGACACCCCGTGGGAGCTTGAGTCCGGCACTACCCTTACGCCCGACACCCCTATCACGCTGGTTTGGGATAACGGCGGTGGCCTCGTGTTCCGCCGCACCATCGCCATCGACGATCGCTTTATGTTCGAAGTGACCCAATCGGTCGAAAACACCGGCGAAGGCGACGTGAACCTTGCCCCCTACGGCATCGTCGCGCGTCACGGCCTGCCCTCTGACTTGCAGAACTTTTTCATCCTGCACGAAGGTGTCGTGCGCAAAGTGGATGGTGAACTAAGCGAAGTCGCCTACGATGACCTTCCCGATCTGGATGTCGTCGCCCGCGAAGGCGTGCCCGCCGAAGTGATCGAGGTAGAGGCAAACGGCTGGATCGGCTTCACCGACAAATACTGGATGACCACGCTGATCCCCGGCGAAGACCAACCCTTCGTTTCCGTCATCAAATACGTGCCCGGCTCGGACATCTACCAGACCGAAGCGCGCCTTCCCTACATGTCCATCGCCCCCGGCGAAACGGCCGAGGTGACGACGCAGCTTTTCGCAGGTGCCAAGGAAGCCGAGACCATTCGCGACTATGAAAACGCCGCGCCGGGCCTCATCGCTCGCCTGTTCGGCGCCGAACAAGACCCCAATCGGGGCGAAGTCGACCGTTTTATCGACAGCATCGACTGGGGCTGGTTCTACTTCCTGACCAAACCTCTGTTCTGGCTGCTGCACTGGCTCAACAGCACCATTGGCAACATGGGTCTTGCGATCATTGCCCTGACGCTGATCGTGAAGGCTGTCCTCTTCCCGCTTGCCTATCGTTCCTATGTGTCGATGGCGAAGATGAAGGAACTTCAGCCCGAGATCGAAAAGCTGAAAGAAGCCGCTGGCGACAACCGAGAGAAGCTCCAGAAAGGCATGATGGAGCTTTATAAGAAGAACAAAGTGAACCCTGCGGGCGGCTGTCTGCCGATCATTCTGCAAATCCCGATCTTCTTCTCGCTCTACAAGGTGATCTTCGTCACGCTTGAACTGCGCCACGCGCCGTTCTTCGGCTGGCTAAATGACCTGTCCGCGCCCGATAGTTCCTCGATCATCAATCTGTTCGGCCTATTGCCCAACGCCTCGCCAGAGCCTGAGTCGATCATGGCATTGATCTTCATCGGCATCCTGCCGCTGCTGCTGGGTATTTCCATGTGGTTGCAACAGAAGCTGAACCCAGCCCCCACCGATGCGATGCAGGCGCAAATCTTCGCGTGGCTGCCTTGGGTATTCATGTTCATGTTGGGCAGCTTCGCATCCGGCCTGCTGGTGTACTGGATCGCGAACAACACGCTGACGTTCACGCAACAGTACCTGATCATGCGCAGTCAGGGCTTTAAGCCCGATGTTTTCGGCAACATCCGCAAAAGCTTTTCGCGCAAACCCAAGGAAGAAAAGTGA
- the yihA gene encoding ribosome biogenesis GTP-binding protein YihA/YsxC: MNALPFPLADEPDAITAERGRKLFAGNTDFLKGVVAMDGLPPADRIEVCFAGRSNVGKSTLINALTGRKGLARASNTPGRTQEINYFTLLESHYLVDLPGYGYAEAPLHVVQQWQALLKSYLQGRATLRRAFVLIDARHGVKAVDEEIMKLLDIAAVPFQTVLTKSDKVKGKDRDASLARTRKALANHPAAYPEIILTSSEKGDGIPTLRSAIASIEA, translated from the coding sequence ATGAACGCCCTACCCTTTCCCCTTGCTGACGAACCCGATGCGATCACCGCGGAACGGGGCCGCAAACTTTTTGCGGGCAACACCGACTTCCTCAAAGGCGTCGTCGCCATGGACGGTCTACCGCCTGCTGACCGGATAGAGGTCTGCTTTGCCGGGCGCTCCAATGTCGGCAAATCCACCCTGATCAACGCGCTCACCGGCCGCAAAGGCCTCGCGCGCGCCTCCAACACGCCCGGCCGCACCCAGGAGATCAACTACTTCACCCTGCTGGAAAGCCACTATCTCGTGGATCTCCCCGGCTATGGCTACGCCGAGGCTCCCCTGCACGTGGTCCAACAATGGCAGGCGCTGCTGAAGTCCTACCTCCAAGGCCGCGCCACCCTGCGCCGGGCCTTTGTGCTGATCGACGCACGCCACGGCGTGAAAGCTGTCGATGAGGAGATCATGAAACTCCTCGACATCGCCGCCGTCCCCTTCCAGACCGTGCTGACGAAGTCCGACAAGGTGAAAGGCAAAGACCGCGATGCCTCCCTTGCCCGCACCCGCAAGGCGCTTGCCAACCACCCCGCCGCTTACCCCGAGATCATCCTGACCTCCTCGGAAAAGGGCGACGGGATTCCAACACTCCGCTCTGCCATTGCCTCGATCGAGGCATAA
- a CDS encoding bifunctional diguanylate cyclase/phosphodiesterase gives MADPKANGTANAGQGPLYRLARRIQMALSRIEVLALFPLLTLSAHWMGFEDVSLVTAVCLSALLALGGMGGRGTAQGNLANASGTPATGRSALVAMMDRVLDLPGRDTACILVQIDDWAALHSRWGLDACEEIATRVDERLQTTLRNGDLLTRLGDARFGIVLSPLATARLGLRDTIAARLSDAIAEPLAMRGSALRLTASIGHSAMIKTGADPADTTFKAAETALDEAALNGPNAIRAFASGMGRARALQSSLSAEVEAAIHDGAIQAWFQPQIHARTGALSGMETLARWQHPKHGLLGPKEFLPAVEASGHMPLLGQRMLHQALKALHDWDAMKAHIPQISVNFSAGELRDPNFASHMAQEVARFSLAPSRIVIELPESVASHIEEDAIAANLLELRNAGHRVDLEGFGLGAASIPTLQRLSVSRIKIDRSFILDVDVALEKRQSVAAIIALAQAMGIETLAQGTETQSEQDAVAALGCDFVQGYAIARPMGLDNVADWARAHGASGKTIRLDDRRASVP, from the coding sequence TTGGCAGACCCCAAGGCAAATGGCACGGCAAACGCCGGGCAAGGGCCGCTCTACCGCTTGGCGCGGCGTATCCAGATGGCGCTTTCCCGCATAGAGGTGCTGGCGCTTTTCCCCCTGCTGACGCTCAGCGCCCATTGGATGGGTTTTGAAGATGTTTCGCTGGTCACAGCGGTTTGCCTTTCCGCGTTGCTGGCCCTTGGCGGAATGGGTGGGCGGGGGACGGCCCAAGGCAACTTGGCCAACGCTTCCGGCACCCCGGCGACGGGGCGCAGCGCTTTGGTTGCCATGATGGACCGCGTGTTGGACCTGCCGGGCCGCGACACCGCCTGCATCCTTGTGCAAATCGACGATTGGGCCGCCTTGCATAGCCGGTGGGGCCTGGATGCCTGTGAAGAAATTGCAACGCGCGTTGATGAAAGGCTTCAAACCACTCTGCGAAATGGCGACCTGCTGACCCGTTTGGGCGACGCCCGCTTTGGCATCGTGTTGTCGCCCCTTGCGACTGCCCGGCTTGGTCTGCGCGATACCATCGCCGCGCGACTCTCTGACGCCATTGCAGAACCTTTGGCGATGCGCGGATCGGCCCTGCGTCTCACCGCCTCAATCGGGCATTCCGCGATGATTAAAACCGGGGCGGACCCGGCCGATACCACTTTCAAAGCGGCTGAGACTGCTTTGGACGAAGCCGCTCTAAATGGCCCCAACGCCATCCGCGCTTTTGCGTCTGGGATGGGGCGCGCCCGCGCGCTTCAATCCAGCCTAAGCGCCGAAGTGGAGGCAGCCATTCACGACGGCGCCATTCAGGCTTGGTTTCAGCCACAAATCCATGCCCGCACCGGCGCTCTTTCCGGGATGGAAACATTGGCGCGCTGGCAGCACCCCAAACACGGGCTTCTTGGTCCGAAAGAGTTTCTTCCCGCCGTGGAAGCCTCAGGACACATGCCGTTACTTGGGCAACGCATGCTGCACCAAGCCTTAAAGGCGCTCCATGATTGGGATGCCATGAAGGCACATATCCCACAAATCTCGGTGAATTTTTCGGCGGGGGAGCTTCGCGACCCTAACTTCGCCAGCCATATGGCTCAGGAAGTAGCCCGCTTCAGCCTTGCGCCCTCTCGGATCGTGATAGAACTGCCCGAAAGCGTCGCCAGCCATATCGAGGAAGACGCTATTGCTGCCAACCTTCTGGAATTGCGCAACGCGGGGCACCGTGTGGACCTTGAAGGCTTCGGACTTGGGGCCGCATCGATCCCCACCTTGCAACGATTAAGCGTCAGCCGGATCAAAATTGACCGGAGCTTCATTCTGGATGTCGATGTCGCCCTTGAAAAACGCCAGTCCGTCGCCGCGATTATCGCCTTGGCGCAAGCGATGGGCATTGAAACACTGGCCCAAGGGACGGAAACCCAAAGCGAACAAGATGCCGTGGCAGCGCTTGGCTGCGATTTCGTGCAAGGCTATGCCATCGCCCGTCCGATGGGGCTGGACAATGTCGCCGATTGGGCCCGTGCCCATGGCGCCTCCGGCAAGACGATTCGTCTCGATGACAGGCGTGCCTCGGTCCCCTAG
- a CDS encoding MOSC domain-containing protein: MTWELDQIWRYPIKGVGAERLRAIDLSPGLPLPLDRAWAVLEEGGDTSDGWSSCRNFLRGAKGPSLMAVTCNVDGPEGGEVIHLSHPDLPDISVTPGADTAPFFDWLSKIYPATRPKAAALVKSPAEGMSDAPFASISILNAASLRALSQKLDQPLDERRFRGNLWVEGLAPWEEFDLVGKTLRIGEALLEVMEPITRCRATEANPTTGHRDADTLRGLRDGWGHQDFGVYAMVRQAGKIKAGDTVRVQ; encoded by the coding sequence GTGACTTGGGAACTGGATCAGATCTGGCGCTATCCGATCAAAGGCGTCGGGGCTGAAAGGCTCCGCGCTATTGATCTGTCGCCGGGCCTGCCCCTGCCTTTGGACCGCGCCTGGGCGGTTCTGGAAGAAGGCGGCGACACTTCTGATGGCTGGAGCTCTTGCCGCAATTTTTTGCGAGGTGCCAAGGGGCCTTCGCTGATGGCGGTGACCTGCAATGTGGATGGCCCTGAAGGCGGCGAAGTCATTCACCTCAGCCACCCTGACCTGCCTGATATCAGCGTTACCCCCGGCGCGGACACGGCGCCCTTCTTCGATTGGCTCTCCAAGATTTACCCAGCCACCCGCCCCAAAGCGGCGGCGCTGGTAAAGTCCCCGGCAGAGGGCATGTCTGACGCGCCTTTCGCCTCGATCAGCATCCTGAACGCGGCCTCCCTCCGGGCCCTGTCCCAAAAGCTCGATCAACCGCTGGATGAACGTCGGTTCCGCGGCAATCTCTGGGTTGAGGGACTCGCGCCTTGGGAGGAATTTGACTTGGTTGGCAAGACCCTCCGCATCGGTGAGGCGTTGCTCGAAGTGATGGAGCCCATCACCCGCTGCCGCGCGACCGAGGCCAACCCCACCACAGGCCACCGCGATGCGGATACCCTGCGTGGGTTGCGCGACGGCTGGGGCCACCAAGATTTCGGCGTCTACGCTATGGTGCGGCAAGCCGGCAAGATTAAAGCGGGCGACACGGTCCGGGTCCAATGA